A section of the Kribbella sp. HUAS MG21 genome encodes:
- the miaB gene encoding tRNA (N6-isopentenyl adenosine(37)-C2)-methylthiotransferase MiaB produces MRTYEVRTYGCQMNVHDSERLRGLLEDAGYVRAPEGDEADVVVFNTCAVRENADNKLYGNLGHLAPVKARKPGMQIAVGGCLAQKDKASITKKAPWVDVVFGTHNIGSLPVLLERARVEQESQVEILESLDVFPSTLPTRRESPYSAWVSVSVGCNNTCTFCIVPSLRGREKDRRPGDVLAEVEALVGEGVLEVTLLGQNVNSYGVEFGDRYAFSKLLRACGGIDGLERVRFTSPHPRDFTADVIEAMAETPNVMPSLHMPLQSGSDAVLKAMRRSYRRDRYLKIIEDVRAAMPDAAITTDIIVGFPGETEEDFQGTLDVVRQARFAGAFTFQYSKRPGTPAESMADQVPRDVVQDRYERLVALQDDMAWAENKLIVGRSLEVLVAEGEGRKDAATHRLSGRAPDNRLVHFTVPEGVEAPRPGDMATVEVTYAAPHHLVADVFGTVRRTRAGDAWERAQENPAAPGGSGVMLGMPTLGAKPLEPATGCQAG; encoded by the coding sequence ATGCGTACTTATGAGGTCCGCACCTACGGGTGCCAGATGAACGTCCACGACTCCGAGCGGCTGCGCGGGCTGCTGGAGGACGCGGGCTATGTCCGCGCGCCCGAGGGCGACGAGGCCGACGTGGTCGTCTTCAACACGTGCGCGGTCCGGGAGAACGCCGACAACAAGCTGTACGGCAACCTCGGTCACCTGGCGCCGGTGAAGGCGCGCAAGCCGGGGATGCAGATCGCCGTCGGCGGCTGCCTGGCGCAGAAGGACAAGGCGTCGATCACCAAGAAGGCACCGTGGGTCGACGTGGTGTTCGGGACCCACAACATCGGCTCGCTGCCGGTGCTGCTGGAGCGGGCCCGGGTCGAGCAGGAGTCCCAGGTCGAGATCCTCGAGTCGCTCGACGTGTTCCCGTCGACGCTGCCGACCCGGCGCGAGTCGCCGTACTCCGCCTGGGTGTCGGTGAGCGTCGGCTGCAACAACACCTGCACGTTCTGCATCGTGCCGTCGCTGCGCGGCCGCGAGAAGGACCGCCGGCCGGGCGACGTGCTCGCCGAGGTCGAGGCGCTGGTCGGCGAGGGCGTGCTCGAGGTGACGCTGCTCGGGCAGAACGTGAACTCGTACGGCGTGGAGTTCGGCGACCGGTACGCGTTCTCGAAGCTGCTCCGGGCGTGCGGCGGGATCGACGGGCTGGAGCGGGTCCGCTTCACGTCGCCGCACCCGCGGGACTTCACCGCGGACGTGATCGAGGCGATGGCCGAGACGCCGAACGTGATGCCGTCGCTGCACATGCCGCTGCAGTCCGGGTCGGACGCGGTACTGAAGGCGATGCGGCGGTCGTACCGGCGCGACCGGTACCTGAAGATCATCGAGGACGTCCGGGCGGCGATGCCGGACGCGGCGATCACCACCGACATCATCGTCGGGTTCCCGGGGGAGACCGAGGAGGACTTCCAGGGCACGCTCGACGTGGTCCGGCAGGCGCGGTTCGCGGGCGCGTTCACGTTCCAGTACTCGAAGCGGCCTGGGACGCCGGCGGAGTCGATGGCGGACCAAGTGCCGCGCGACGTCGTCCAGGACCGGTACGAGCGGCTCGTCGCGCTGCAGGACGACATGGCGTGGGCGGAGAACAAGCTGATCGTCGGCCGCTCGCTCGAGGTGCTCGTCGCCGAGGGGGAGGGGCGCAAGGACGCCGCCACCCACCGGCTCAGCGGGCGCGCTCCCGACAACCGGCTCGTGCACTTCACGGTCCCCGAGGGCGTCGAGGCGCCGCGACCGGGTGACATGGCAACGGTCGAGGTCACGTACGCCGCCCCGCACCACCTGGTCGCGGACGTCTTCGGCACCGTACGCCGCACCCGCGCCGGCGACGCCTGGGAACGCGCACAGGAGAACCCGGCCGCCCCGGGCGGCTCCGGCGTGATGCTCGGCATGCCCACCCTCGGCGCCAAACCCCTCGAGCCCGCCACCGGCTGCCAAGCCGGATGA
- a CDS encoding phosphotransferase, translated as MTDPSRFLAAGRDADVYVVDDEWVLRRYRNGHPVRDEADFMRHVARYGYPVPAVREVDGADMVLQRLAGPTLGEAAIAGDVDAAEVGRIHADLHRRLQAIPPPSGTPGLVVVHGDLHPLNVIATPSGPVVIDWRNAEEGPPEYDVAMTAIIFAQVALDPSYEALSPLLRDALATYLADSIDPTPGLPAALHNRRNNRTLTPAELALLPGQEALIRSFL; from the coding sequence ATGACCGACCCGTCCCGGTTTCTCGCCGCGGGGCGGGACGCGGACGTGTATGTGGTCGACGACGAGTGGGTGTTGCGGCGGTATCGGAACGGGCATCCGGTTCGTGACGAGGCCGACTTCATGCGGCACGTCGCGCGGTACGGGTATCCGGTCCCGGCGGTTCGTGAGGTCGACGGCGCGGACATGGTGCTGCAGCGGCTCGCCGGGCCGACGCTCGGTGAGGCCGCGATCGCGGGTGACGTCGACGCGGCCGAGGTCGGCCGGATCCACGCCGACCTGCACCGCCGTCTGCAGGCGATCCCGCCGCCGAGCGGCACCCCGGGCCTGGTCGTCGTCCACGGCGACCTGCACCCGCTCAACGTGATCGCGACCCCGAGCGGCCCGGTCGTCATCGACTGGCGGAACGCGGAGGAGGGCCCGCCGGAGTACGACGTCGCGATGACCGCGATCATCTTCGCCCAGGTAGCCCTCGACCCGTCCTACGAAGCCCTCAGCCCACTCCTGCGCGACGCCCTCGCGACCTACCTGGCCGACTCGATCGACCCCACCCCCGGCCTACCCGCCGCACTACACAACCGCCGCAACAACCGCACGCTGACCCCCGCCGAGCTGGCACTGCTGCCCGGACAGGAAGCGCTCATCCGGTCCTTCCTGTGA
- a CDS encoding LamG-like jellyroll fold domain-containing protein, with protein sequence MNERYDGTSRRRLLQAGALGAGAVVTPGVFSAGTAAAAGTSGRIDTEHPQFTLAVVPDTQYQFDQDRGDAAPLTATFKYLIEQRSEQNIVFLAHLGDVVENALASEFAQADPVFRLLDRARFPYSVLAGNHDIDGSKDDTRGPSAYLDTFGPRRFKWMPTYGGSTANGYNSYHVFRAGGRQWLLLAMDWRPSDASFAWARAVIKAHPKLPVILTIHELVNADHGNPVAYFSAHGNRVWQQLVDGNDQIFLTLNGHYWPPGRVTRKNAAGNDVHLHITNYQDRYYGGSGMVRLYHFDLARNTIDVETVSPWIMAQDPARRNELAEAEIELSDDTNRFSVPIDFAARFAGFAPEPVRPARPARQLVIPGTAAYWRFDGPVTEKVVDHSGHGNDLTRVQLSNDLPTASTEYHPDQPGHASWLFPGGKNPARGGYLKTADHAPLNAMTFPDGYTIEAFVKLANDGQDHAWEGLFTRLGTGRDAGKTGSDPDEPAAKLGFSGGLQVQWAVYPVDRNETFTNWGHEQRAGEWFHLAIVNDGRRSVVYVDSSELLRNPATASNGLATAGKPWLVGAGHYANDVDQGFAGHIGELRVVARALKPSQFLNA encoded by the coding sequence ATGAACGAGCGGTACGACGGCACGAGCCGGCGGCGGTTGTTGCAGGCAGGAGCACTCGGGGCCGGGGCGGTCGTGACGCCGGGGGTGTTCAGCGCCGGCACCGCGGCGGCCGCCGGCACCTCGGGCCGGATCGACACGGAGCACCCGCAGTTCACGCTGGCGGTCGTGCCCGACACGCAGTACCAGTTCGACCAGGACCGGGGTGACGCCGCGCCGCTCACCGCGACCTTCAAGTACCTGATCGAGCAGCGCAGCGAGCAGAACATCGTCTTCCTGGCGCATCTCGGCGACGTGGTGGAGAACGCGCTCGCGAGCGAGTTCGCGCAGGCCGACCCGGTGTTCCGGCTCCTCGACCGCGCCCGGTTCCCGTACTCGGTGCTGGCCGGCAACCACGACATCGACGGCTCGAAGGACGACACCCGCGGCCCGTCGGCGTACCTCGACACGTTCGGCCCGCGGCGGTTCAAGTGGATGCCGACGTACGGCGGATCGACCGCGAACGGGTACAACTCGTACCACGTGTTCCGCGCCGGCGGGCGGCAGTGGTTGCTGCTGGCCATGGACTGGCGGCCGTCGGACGCGAGCTTCGCCTGGGCCCGCGCGGTGATCAAGGCGCACCCGAAGCTGCCCGTCATCCTCACCATCCACGAGCTGGTGAACGCCGACCACGGCAACCCGGTCGCGTACTTCAGCGCCCACGGCAACCGTGTCTGGCAGCAGCTCGTCGACGGCAACGACCAGATCTTCCTCACCCTCAACGGGCACTACTGGCCGCCCGGACGAGTGACCCGGAAGAATGCCGCGGGCAACGACGTGCACCTGCACATCACGAACTACCAGGACCGGTACTACGGCGGCTCCGGGATGGTCCGGCTCTACCACTTCGACCTGGCCCGGAACACCATCGACGTCGAGACGGTCTCGCCGTGGATCATGGCCCAGGACCCGGCTCGGCGGAACGAGTTGGCCGAGGCGGAGATCGAGCTCAGCGACGACACCAACCGGTTCAGTGTGCCGATCGACTTCGCGGCGCGGTTCGCGGGCTTCGCTCCGGAACCGGTGCGTCCGGCACGTCCGGCGCGGCAGCTCGTCATCCCGGGTACGGCGGCGTACTGGCGGTTCGACGGTCCGGTGACGGAGAAGGTGGTCGACCACTCGGGGCACGGCAACGACCTGACCCGCGTCCAGCTCAGCAACGACCTGCCGACGGCGTCGACGGAGTACCACCCGGATCAGCCGGGGCACGCGAGCTGGCTGTTCCCCGGCGGCAAGAACCCGGCACGCGGCGGCTACCTGAAGACCGCGGACCACGCGCCGCTGAACGCGATGACGTTCCCGGACGGATACACGATCGAGGCGTTCGTGAAGCTCGCCAACGACGGGCAGGACCACGCGTGGGAAGGGTTGTTCACTCGGCTCGGGACTGGGCGCGACGCGGGGAAGACGGGGAGCGACCCGGACGAGCCGGCGGCGAAGCTGGGGTTCTCCGGTGGGCTGCAGGTGCAGTGGGCGGTGTACCCGGTGGACCGCAACGAGACGTTCACCAACTGGGGGCACGAGCAGCGCGCCGGTGAGTGGTTCCACCTGGCGATCGTGAACGACGGGCGGCGCAGCGTCGTGTACGTCGACTCGTCGGAGCTGCTGCGCAACCCGGCGACCGCGTCCAACGGACTCGCCACCGCGGGCAAGCCTTGGTTGGTCGGCGCGGGGCACTACGCCAACGACGTCGACCAGGGGTTCGCCGGGCACATCGGCGAGCTGCGCGTGGTAGCCCGCGCGCTCAAGCCGTCGCAGTTCCTGAACGCCTGA
- a CDS encoding antitoxin produces the protein MGIFDKFKDTAENLKDKASDLVDGHGDKVGDGLDKAGDFVDEKTGGQYGDKIDAGVDKAKEGLDNLDGQNDDIPDNNPNQSA, from the coding sequence ATGGGCATCTTCGACAAGTTCAAGGACACGGCCGAGAACCTGAAGGACAAGGCCAGCGACCTCGTCGACGGTCACGGCGACAAGGTCGGCGACGGTCTGGACAAGGCCGGTGACTTCGTCGACGAGAAGACGGGCGGCCAGTACGGCGACAAGATCGACGCCGGTGTCGACAAGGCCAAGGAGGGTCTGGACAACCTCGACGGCCAGAACGACGACATCCCGGACAACAACCCGAACCAGTCCGCCTGA
- a CDS encoding GNAT family N-acetyltransferase → MNRISEVGFRAVSLTTASRFAEASALYREVFGYDDPAYGLNPRLLGALASNGGSVVGILDESDRLVAFAYGFCGTDRRGFYHYSQSAVVAAEQQGHGLGRMLKHAQREVALSHGMSRMRWTYDPAQVRNAHFNLDVLGARGRWFAPDMYGPGTDRVIVEWDLSRDAAPAPDDAALTQLVVPGDPRELRRSFEELLGKGLVAVSCRRLPDGAGAYYFGPADDA, encoded by the coding sequence ATGAATCGTATCTCTGAGGTGGGCTTCCGTGCGGTCTCGCTCACCACGGCGTCGAGGTTCGCCGAGGCCTCGGCGTTGTACCGGGAGGTCTTCGGCTACGACGACCCGGCGTACGGGCTGAACCCGCGGCTGCTCGGCGCCCTGGCGAGCAACGGCGGCTCGGTGGTCGGCATCCTCGACGAGAGCGATCGGCTGGTCGCGTTCGCGTACGGCTTCTGCGGCACCGACCGGCGCGGTTTCTACCACTACTCGCAGTCGGCCGTGGTCGCCGCCGAGCAGCAGGGGCACGGCCTCGGCCGGATGCTCAAGCACGCCCAACGCGAAGTCGCCCTCAGCCACGGGATGTCGCGGATGCGCTGGACCTATGACCCGGCGCAGGTCCGCAACGCGCACTTCAACCTCGACGTCCTCGGCGCGCGCGGCCGCTGGTTCGCCCCCGACATGTACGGCCCGGGCACCGACCGCGTGATCGTCGAGTGGGACCTGAGCCGCGACGCTGCCCCGGCGCCGGACGACGCGGCGCTGACCCAGCTCGTCGTACCGGGCGATCCGCGCGAGCTGCGCCGTTCGTTCGAGGAGTTGCTCGGCAAGGGGCTCGTCGCCGTGTCCTGCCGCCGGCTTCCGGACGGCGCCGGCGCCTACTACTTCGGACCGGCCGACGATGCCTGA
- the miaA gene encoding tRNA (adenosine(37)-N6)-dimethylallyltransferase MiaA: MPAPLVVAVVGPTAAGKSDLAVALSQRLGGEVVNADAMQVYRGMDIGTAKISTAERHGVRHHLLDILDVTQTATVAEFQELARAAIDDCIGRGVVPVLAGGSALYVRAILDDFVFPGTDPDVRARLEAELEAHGSGALHRRLAETDPKAAEQILPSNGRRIVRALEVIEITGGPYVATLPEHRYVYEGAVQLGLDVPRPVLDERIDRRVDRMFDAGFVAEVRGLLNKGLIEGKTANRALGYSQVIALLNGEIDETQARERTAQATRRFARRQDSWFRKDRRISWLPYDAPDLVDRALKLIAQGNRAGVPGVVEVNQGPGTDTRAVDARG; the protein is encoded by the coding sequence ATGCCTGCTCCACTCGTCGTCGCGGTCGTCGGTCCCACCGCGGCCGGCAAGTCCGATCTCGCCGTCGCCCTGTCCCAGCGCCTCGGCGGCGAGGTGGTGAACGCGGACGCGATGCAGGTGTACCGCGGCATGGACATCGGCACAGCCAAGATCAGTACGGCGGAACGCCACGGCGTCCGGCACCACCTGCTGGACATCCTCGACGTCACGCAGACCGCGACCGTCGCCGAGTTCCAGGAGCTCGCGCGCGCCGCGATCGACGACTGCATCGGCCGCGGTGTGGTCCCCGTGCTGGCCGGCGGCTCGGCGCTGTACGTCCGCGCGATCCTCGACGACTTCGTCTTCCCCGGCACCGACCCGGACGTCCGCGCCCGCCTGGAGGCCGAGCTGGAGGCGCACGGCTCCGGCGCGCTGCACCGCAGGCTCGCGGAGACCGACCCGAAGGCCGCCGAGCAGATCCTGCCGAGCAATGGCCGGCGGATCGTCCGCGCGCTGGAGGTCATCGAGATCACCGGCGGCCCGTACGTCGCGACGCTGCCGGAGCACCGCTACGTCTACGAGGGCGCCGTGCAGCTCGGGCTCGACGTACCGCGGCCGGTGCTGGACGAGCGGATCGACCGCCGGGTGGACCGGATGTTCGACGCCGGATTCGTGGCCGAGGTGCGCGGGCTGCTGAACAAGGGTTTGATTGAGGGGAAGACGGCCAACCGAGCCCTCGGGTACTCACAGGTGATCGCGTTGCTGAACGGTGAGATCGACGAAACGCAGGCCCGGGAGCGGACCGCCCAGGCCACCCGGCGCTTCGCGCGCCGGCAGGACTCGTGGTTCCGTAAGGACCGACGGATCAGCTGGCTCCCGTACGACGCGCCCGATCTGGTCGACAGGGCACTGAAACTGATAGCCCAGGGCAACCGCGCGGGCGTCCCCGGCGTAGTCGAGGTGAACCAAGGCCCCGGTACCGACACAAGGGCCGTCGATGCGAGGGGGTGA
- the ggt gene encoding gamma-glutamyltransferase, with protein sequence MKKLIAALSVTALVLTGASSPAVATTQQTQAPAKTPTAIGFGGAVSSVDPDATNIGLDVLRRGGNAVDAAVATAAALGVTEPYSAGIGGGGYFVYYDAKQRKVFTIDGRETAPATMPSNAFVNPATGQPYPFAQLVTSGVSIGVPGTLATWDRALKKWGSLSLGKALTPAADLAERGFVVDPTFRLQTLDNKDRFSQVLPTAALFLPNGDAPQVGTLFKNPDLAQTYRLIGQQGSSAFYTGALAGEMAAVAQNPPKTPNATLPFFPGYLRASDLAAYKTIDRKPTKVRYEGLDVYGMAPSSSGGTTVGEALNILRPQHLRQQSTTQSLHTYLEASALAFADRNAYVGDPAYVDVPVQELLSRGFGAERSCLIDPQKAATKPVPAGSPDGDYARCPQGAGVEARQDVKGQSTTHMVAADKWGNVVSYTLTIEQTGGSGITVPGRGFILNNELTDFSAVPNPQDPNRVEAGKRPRSSMSPTIVLRGGKPFLALGSPGGSTIITTVLQTLTNRLDRGMTLPQAIAAPRASQRNTASVTAEQAFIDQYGVALGSYGHTFTPAGPPGSSASEIGAVAALEFLPGGAILAAAEPSRRGGGAAGTAWPFRVR encoded by the coding sequence GTGAAGAAGCTGATCGCAGCCCTGTCCGTCACCGCCCTGGTCCTGACAGGCGCCAGTAGTCCAGCAGTCGCCACTACTCAACAGACACAGGCACCGGCCAAGACGCCGACCGCGATCGGGTTCGGCGGTGCGGTGTCCTCGGTCGACCCTGACGCGACGAACATCGGTCTCGACGTCCTGCGTCGCGGTGGGAACGCGGTCGACGCCGCCGTCGCCACGGCCGCCGCCCTCGGCGTCACCGAGCCGTACTCGGCCGGGATCGGCGGTGGCGGGTACTTCGTGTACTACGACGCCAAGCAGCGCAAGGTGTTCACGATCGACGGCCGCGAGACGGCGCCCGCGACGATGCCGTCCAATGCGTTCGTCAATCCCGCGACCGGTCAGCCGTACCCGTTCGCGCAGCTGGTGACGTCCGGGGTGTCGATCGGCGTGCCGGGCACGCTGGCCACCTGGGACCGGGCGCTGAAGAAGTGGGGTTCGTTGTCGCTCGGCAAGGCGCTGACGCCGGCCGCGGACCTGGCCGAGCGCGGGTTCGTGGTGGACCCGACGTTCCGCCTGCAGACGCTCGACAACAAGGACCGGTTCTCGCAGGTCTTGCCGACCGCCGCGCTGTTCCTGCCGAACGGCGACGCGCCGCAGGTCGGAACGCTGTTCAAGAACCCCGACCTCGCCCAGACGTACCGGCTGATCGGTCAGCAGGGTTCGTCGGCGTTCTACACCGGCGCGCTCGCGGGCGAGATGGCCGCCGTGGCCCAGAACCCGCCGAAGACGCCGAACGCCACGCTGCCGTTCTTCCCCGGCTACCTGCGGGCCAGTGACCTGGCGGCGTACAAGACGATCGACCGCAAGCCGACCAAGGTCCGGTACGAAGGCCTGGACGTCTACGGCATGGCGCCGTCGTCGTCCGGTGGCACCACCGTCGGCGAGGCGCTGAACATCCTGCGGCCGCAGCACCTGCGGCAGCAGTCGACGACGCAGTCGCTGCACACCTACCTCGAGGCGTCGGCGCTGGCCTTCGCCGACCGCAACGCGTACGTCGGTGACCCGGCGTACGTCGACGTACCGGTGCAGGAGCTGTTGTCGCGTGGGTTCGGGGCCGAGCGGTCCTGCCTGATCGACCCGCAGAAGGCCGCGACGAAGCCGGTGCCCGCAGGCTCGCCGGACGGCGACTACGCGCGCTGCCCCCAGGGCGCCGGGGTCGAGGCTCGCCAGGACGTCAAGGGCCAGTCGACGACGCACATGGTCGCGGCCGACAAGTGGGGCAACGTCGTCTCGTACACGCTGACCATCGAGCAGACCGGCGGCAGCGGCATCACCGTGCCGGGGCGTGGCTTCATCCTCAACAACGAGCTCACCGACTTCTCCGCCGTCCCCAACCCGCAGGACCCGAACCGGGTCGAGGCCGGGAAGCGGCCGCGGTCGTCGATGTCGCCGACGATCGTGCTGCGCGGCGGCAAGCCGTTCCTCGCGCTCGGCTCGCCGGGTGGCTCGACGATCATCACGACCGTGCTGCAGACCCTGACGAACCGGCTCGACCGCGGTATGACGCTGCCGCAGGCGATCGCGGCGCCGCGCGCCTCGCAGCGCAACACCGCGTCGGTGACGGCCGAGCAGGCGTTCATCGACCAGTACGGCGTCGCGTTGGGGTCGTACGGTCACACGTTTACGCCGGCCGGTCCGCCGGGGTCCTCGGCGTCCGAGATCGGCGCGGTCGCGGCGCTGGAGTTCCTGCCCGGTGGCGCGATCCTGGCCGCCGCGGAACCGTCGCGACGCGGCGGGGGAGCGGCCGGAACGGCCTGGCCCTTCAGAGTGCGGTGA
- a CDS encoding SigE family RNA polymerase sigma factor: protein MRGGDREAEFREYLLADRTRLLRTALLLTAGDVHTAEDLVQTACTRVYVHWHRIKHEGAGPYAHRILVNAFLDERRRRGRHPEVVTAEAVEPRSSDVPDQADTLAVRDALLDLAPRQRAVLVLRYFQDLDVATCARILDCTEGTVKSQTAKALKRLKELMTEETGSS, encoded by the coding sequence ATGCGAGGGGGTGACCGTGAGGCCGAGTTCCGTGAGTACCTGCTCGCGGACCGCACCAGGCTGCTGAGGACGGCGCTGCTGCTCACCGCGGGCGACGTGCACACCGCGGAGGATCTGGTCCAGACCGCCTGTACCCGGGTGTACGTGCACTGGCACCGGATCAAGCACGAGGGCGCGGGCCCGTACGCCCACCGCATCCTGGTCAACGCCTTCCTGGACGAGCGCCGCCGGCGCGGTCGGCACCCGGAGGTGGTGACCGCGGAGGCGGTCGAGCCGCGGTCGTCCGACGTACCGGACCAGGCGGACACGCTGGCGGTCCGGGACGCGTTGCTGGACCTCGCGCCGCGGCAGCGCGCGGTCCTGGTACTGCGGTACTTCCAGGACCTCGACGTCGCGACCTGCGCGCGGATCCTGGACTGCACCGAAGGCACCGTGAAGAGCCAGACGGCCAAGGCGCTCAAGCGCCTGAAGGAACTGATGACGGAAGAGACGGGGAGTAGCTGA
- a CDS encoding M20/M25/M40 family metallo-hydrolase: MMIERLREYVGTETPTGDAAALNAFADRLTTRYTELGGTVRRIPAPTGDHLVADFPGRGPQAAAAPLLFLAHHDTVWPAGQLRDAMPWREADGIIHGPGVFDMKGGLVVLETALEQVADREHRPLRVVVVADEEIGSPSAREAVTAEAAGVYAAFGFEPPHPNGDLKTSRWGSTRVRIEVTGREAHAALDPSGGVSAIDELVDQLIAVRRIVADHDHVLCNVGTITGGGRTNVVPGSAAADIGFRFVDPAVEEAVLQAVTALRPVRDALLQVRVLSNRPAWQPSPATDELLAKVAAAARSVGQEIGGKAASGAADTNLTGWLGIPTLDGLGPLGKGAHAVHEQIVAATLAERAALVAAIIKTV, translated from the coding sequence ATGATGATCGAGCGACTCCGGGAGTACGTCGGCACGGAGACCCCGACTGGTGACGCGGCCGCGCTGAACGCCTTCGCCGACCGGCTGACGACGCGGTACACCGAGCTGGGCGGCACTGTGCGGCGCATCCCGGCGCCGACCGGTGACCACCTCGTCGCGGACTTCCCCGGCCGCGGACCACAGGCAGCTGCCGCGCCGCTGCTGTTCCTCGCCCATCACGACACCGTCTGGCCGGCCGGGCAGCTGCGGGACGCGATGCCGTGGCGCGAGGCGGACGGGATCATCCACGGGCCGGGCGTCTTCGACATGAAGGGCGGCCTGGTCGTGCTCGAGACCGCCCTGGAGCAGGTCGCCGACCGGGAGCACCGGCCGCTGCGGGTCGTCGTGGTCGCGGACGAGGAGATCGGCTCCCCGTCGGCGCGAGAGGCGGTGACGGCCGAGGCGGCCGGGGTGTACGCCGCCTTCGGGTTCGAGCCGCCGCACCCGAACGGCGACCTCAAGACGTCGCGCTGGGGCAGCACGCGGGTCCGCATCGAGGTGACCGGCCGCGAAGCCCATGCGGCACTCGATCCGTCCGGCGGCGTGTCCGCGATCGACGAGCTCGTCGACCAACTCATCGCCGTACGCCGCATCGTCGCCGACCATGACCATGTGCTGTGCAACGTCGGCACCATCACCGGCGGCGGGCGCACCAACGTCGTACCGGGATCGGCGGCCGCCGACATCGGGTTCCGCTTCGTCGATCCCGCCGTCGAAGAGGCCGTTCTGCAGGCGGTGACCGCGTTGCGGCCGGTGCGGGACGCTCTGCTGCAGGTGCGGGTGCTGTCGAACCGGCCGGCCTGGCAGCCGTCGCCGGCGACCGACGAGCTGCTGGCGAAGGTCGCCGCGGCCGCACGGTCCGTCGGTCAGGAGATCGGCGGCAAGGCCGCCTCCGGGGCGGCCGACACCAATCTCACCGGATGGTTGGGTATCCCAACGCTGGACGGCCTGGGCCCGCTCGGCAAGGGAGCTCACGCCGTCCACGAACAGATCGTCGCGGCGACCCTGGCCGAACGCGCGGCCCTGGTCGCCGCCATCATCAAGACAGTCTAG
- a CDS encoding NUDIX domain-containing protein, whose product MNRFSVVPSAYVVVRREDDVLLLLRANTGYMDGHWAVPAGHVEHGESAVTAAARELKEEVGLDVDPEDLVPLTAMHRTGGNGDPIDERVDFFFLATRWRGEPRLLEPEKAAGLDWYPLDKLPEPLVPHEARVLGSLKGEGLPAVIVQGFA is encoded by the coding sequence ATGAATCGGTTTTCGGTGGTGCCTTCGGCGTATGTGGTCGTGCGGCGCGAGGACGACGTGTTGTTGTTGCTGCGGGCCAACACCGGCTACATGGACGGGCACTGGGCGGTGCCGGCGGGACATGTGGAGCACGGGGAGTCGGCGGTCACCGCCGCCGCGCGGGAGTTGAAGGAAGAGGTGGGGCTCGACGTCGACCCGGAAGACCTCGTACCGCTGACGGCGATGCACCGGACCGGTGGGAACGGCGATCCGATCGACGAGCGCGTCGACTTCTTCTTCCTGGCGACGCGCTGGCGTGGTGAGCCGCGGTTGCTGGAGCCGGAGAAGGCCGCGGGCCTCGACTGGTACCCGCTGGACAAGCTGCCCGAGCCGCTGGTGCCGCACGAGGCGCGCGTGCTCGGGTCGTTGAAAGGCGAAGGGCTTCCTGCGGTGATCGTCCAAGGTTTCGCCTGA
- a CDS encoding SIS domain-containing protein — MPDDPRNRELSSPQERYDARLQRRSSTLLQRRVVEQERASIDEALDQIRTDESIAQAAARIVAARRRFIIGSAKSYSYASLLAFDLGVGLSQVTLVDGTVVRGVDVLADVRSNDLMVAFSFRRYRRDTVEIAQRFVEAGGELVAITDFEDAPLAKLADQSIYVATGSASYVDSPTVVVSVLHVLATLTTASAKGARRRLVERDRLNTELGLYVN; from the coding sequence ATGCCTGACGATCCGCGCAACCGCGAGCTCAGCAGCCCACAGGAGCGGTACGACGCCCGGCTGCAGCGCCGCTCGTCGACGCTGCTGCAGCGGCGCGTGGTAGAGCAGGAGCGGGCCTCGATCGACGAGGCCCTGGACCAGATCCGCACCGACGAGTCGATCGCGCAGGCCGCGGCCCGGATCGTCGCCGCCCGCCGGCGCTTCATCATCGGCTCGGCGAAGTCGTACTCGTACGCGTCACTGCTGGCCTTCGACCTCGGCGTCGGGCTCTCCCAGGTGACGTTGGTCGACGGCACCGTCGTCCGCGGCGTCGACGTGCTGGCGGACGTCCGGTCCAACGATCTGATGGTCGCATTCTCGTTCCGCCGCTACCGGCGCGACACCGTCGAGATCGCGCAGCGGTTCGTCGAGGCCGGCGGCGAGCTCGTCGCGATCACCGACTTCGAGGACGCGCCGCTGGCCAAGCTAGCCGACCAGAGCATCTACGTCGCGACCGGCAGCGCGTCGTACGTCGACTCGCCGACCGTCGTCGTGTCGGTGCTGCACGTGCTGGCCACGCTGACGACCGCGAGCGCGAAGGGCGCGCGCCGCCGGCTGGTCGAGCGGGACCGGCTCAACACCGAACTGGGGCTGTATGTCAACTGA